The Cellulomonas shaoxiangyii sequence TCGACGACCCGGCCGTCATCGACCACGAGCACGCGGTCGGCGTGCATGACGGTCGAGAGACGGTGCGCGATGACGACGGCCGTGCGCCCGGTGAGGAGCGTGCGCAGGCCCTCCTGGACGAGCTGCTCCCCGGGGATGTCCAGCGAGCTCGTCGCCTCGTCGAGGACGAGGACGGCCGGGTCGGCGAGGAACGCGCGCGCGAACGACACGAGCTGCCGCTGCCCCGCGGACAGCCGCACGCCGCGGGTGTCGACGCCGGTGTCGTAGCCCTCGGGCAGGGCCGCGATCAGGTCGTGCACGCCGACCGCGCGCGCGGCGGCCTCGATCTCGGCGGGCGTCGCGTCCGGACGGCCCAGCGCGATGTTCGCGCCCACCGACCCGGAGAACAGGTACGCCTCCTGCGTCACCATGACGACGGCCCGGCGCAGGTCCACCGGGTCGAGGTCGCGCAGGTCCACGCCGTCGAGGCGCACCGCGCCCTCGCGGGGGTCGTAGAACCGGGCCAGCAGCTTGGCGACGGTCGACTTGCCCGCACCGGTCTCGCCGACCAGCGCGACGGTCTGCCCGGCCGGCAGGTGCAGGTCGAGGTGCGGCAGCACCGTGGGGCCGGTGCCGTAGCCGAACTCCACGCCGTCGAAGCGCACGTCGCCCGTCGCGGCCGGGAGGCGCACCGGCCGCTCGGGGTCCGGCACGGTGGGCTCCTCGGCGAGCAGCGCCGACAGCTTCTCGAGCGCCGCCGTCGCGGACTGGAAGCTGTTGTAGAACATGCCGATCTGGGCGAGGGGGGCGAAGAACCGCCGGGCGTAGAGCACCGCCGCGACGAGCACCCCGACGGCCATGTCGCCGTCGAGCACGCGCAGGCCGCCGACGAGCAGCACCCCGGCGACCGTGACGTTGCCGATGAGCACGAGTCCGGTGTCGAAGACGCCGTTGACCCGGATCGCCTCCGCGTTGGCCTCGCGGTACTCCTCGGTGAGGTCGTCGTAGACCTCGGCGACCTGCGTCTCGCGCCGGAACGCCTGGACCGCGCGGATGCCGGTCATCGTCTCGACGAACCGCACGATCACCCGCGCGACCGCGGTCCGGCTGCGCCGGTACTGCGCCTGCGAGCGGACCTGGAACCAGCGCGTGAGCAGCACGCCCGGCACGACCGCGACGAGGAGGACCCCGCCGCTGCGCCAGTCGAGCAGCACGAGGCTGGCCGCCGTGAACACCATGGCGAGGCCGCTCGCGGCGAGCGTGGTGACGCCGCCGTCGAGCAGCTCGCGCAGGGCCTCGACGTCGGAGGTCTGCCGCGAGATGACGCGGCCGGACGTGTAGCGCTCGTGGAACTCGAGGCTGAGGCGCTGGGTGTGCCGGAACACGCGCCGGCGCAGGTCCAGCAGCACGGCCTGGCTGACGCGCGCGGCGAACCGCACGGTCGCGGCGGTCAGCACGCCCGCGACGAGCGCCGCGACGGCGTACGCGGCGGCCGTGGTCAGCAGCGGGGCGGCGTCGCCGTCGCGCAGGGCGGGCAGGCCGCGGTCGATGCCGAGGGCGACCAGCGCCGGGCCGGCGACGAGCGCGAGCTGCGCCCCGACGACCACGAGCGCCGTCCCCCACACGCGGCGGGAGACCGGGCGCAGCAGCGACCCGAGCAGGGCCAGCGAGCGGCGCCGCACGTCGCGCGGGTGCAGCGCGAGGTCGCCGTCCTCGTCGTGGGTGGCGTCCGGGCGCGGCGACCCCGCGGCCGGCGGGCGGGGGGCGGTCGTGCTCATCGCGCCACCTCCGTGGGCTCGCCGCGCCGGAGCGGCTCGTCCGCGTCGTCGGGAACACTCCCCGGCCGGCTGTCCGGGCCGCCCTCGGCCGTGAGCACGTAGCGGTAGTGCGGGTGCGTCGCGAGCAGGTCCCCGTGCCGCCCGACGCCCGTGACCCGGCCGTCCTCGAGCACGGCGACGCGGTCGGCGAGCGCGACGGTCGACGTGCGGTGCGCGACGACGAGCGTGGTCGTGCCGGTGAGCATGCGCCGCAGCCCGGCGGTGACCTCGGCCTCGGTCGCGACGTCGAGCGCCGAGAGGGGGTCGTCCAGCACGAGGACCCGGGGCCGGCCGGCGATCGCCCGCGCCAGCGCGACGCGCTGACGCTGGCCGCCGGACAGCGACAGCCCCTCCTCGCCGATGACGGTGTCGAGCCCGGCCGGGAGGCGGCGCACGAAGGCGGCCCGGGCCACGTCGAGGGCCTCGTCCACGAGCGCGTCCGTCTCGGCGGCGGACATCCGCGCGAGCTCCTCCTCCGGCACGCCCATCAGCACGTTGTCGCGCACGGACGCGGAGAACAGGATCGGGTCCTCGAACGCGACGGACACGGCGCTGCGCAGGTCGCGGCGCGTCAGGTCCCGCACGTCCACGCCGTCGAGCCGGACTGCACCGCCCGTGACGTCGTAGAGCCGCGGGACGAGCTGCAGCAGGGTCGTCTTGCCGCTGCCGGTGAGGCCGACGAGCGCCATCGTCTCCCCCGGCTCGAGCACGAGGTCGACGCCGCGGAGCACCTCGGCCTCCTGGGCGCCGTGCGCGAACCGGACGCCGGCGAGCTCCACGCGGGAGCCGCCCGCCGGTGCGGGCGGCAGCGCCACCGGGTGCTGCGGGTCGCGCACCGCCGGTGCCGTGTCCATGACCTCGAAGAACCGGTCGGTGCCGGCGCGGGCGTCGAGCGTCATCGCGAGCAGCTGGCCGAGGCTCTCCACCGGGCGGTTCATCACGGCCGCCGTGGCGAAGAACGCCACGAGCGCGCCGACGCTCACGCGGTCGGACGCCGCGAGCCACACGCCCAGGCCGAGCGCGATCGCCAGCGTGGTCTCGGGGATCCACGCCAGGGCGAACGACATGCGCGACTGCGCGCGCGCCTTGTCGAGCTCCGTCTCGCGCAGGCCGTCGGCGAGGCGCGCGAAGTCGTCGAGCGCGTCCTCGCCGCGGCCGAACGCCTTGAGCACGCGGATGCCGTGCACGGACTCCTCGACCGACGTGGCGAGGTCGCCCGCCTGGTCGCGGGCCCGCCGCGCCACGACCTTGTAGTCCTGCCGGAACGCGAAGCCGAGCCACACCACCGGCAGGGCGCCCGCCAGGTAGACCAGCCCCAGCAGCGGGCTCGTGGCGATCATCAGGCCCGCACCGACGAGCACGGTGGTCGCGGAGACGACGAGCTGGACGAGCCCGAAGACCATCCACCGCCGCACGGTGTGCAGGTCGCCCATCGACCGCTGCAGCAGCTGCCCGCCGGACCAGCGGTCGTGGAACGCGACCGGCAGGTCCAGCAGGTGGCGGAACAGGTCGGTGCGCATGTTCCGCTCGACGCCCGTGCCCGGCGTGGCGATGAGCGCGCGGCGGCACCAGACGAGGAACGCCTCGAGCACGCCGAGCGCGAGCACGAGCAGCGCGGCGTTCACGACCGCCGACCGGTTGCCGTCCGTGAGGAGCGGCCCGTTGACGACCCCGCGCAGCACCTGCGGCACCGCGAGGGCGAGCAGGCTCGCGGCGAGGGTCGCGAGGCCGCCCGCGACGACGCGCGGCACGGCGGGTCGCGCCCAGCGGATCAGGCGCGCGAGCGCCCGGGTGGTCGAGACGGACCCGCTGGTCGGAGCGGGTGTGGAGGGGGTGGGCACCGGTGCAGCGTAAGCACGCGCGCCGACATCGCACCCGGCGGTGTCCGGATGCTGAGCCGACCTCACCTGTCGACGCGGTGCCGCCCGGGGGCGGGGCGCCTCAGCCCTGCGTGCGGGCGATCGTCGTGTTGTTGGCCTGCGCGCGCGGACGCACCACCAGCAGGTCCACGTTCACGTGCGCCGGCCGCGTGAGCGCCCAGGCGATCGCGTCGGCGACGTCGTCCGCGACGAGCGGCTCGTAGCCCGCGTACACCTGGGCCGCGCGATCGGCGTCGCCGTCGAAGCGCACGAGCGAGAACTCCTCGGTCGCGACGGCGCCCGGCGCGATCTCGATGACGCGGATCGGCTCGCCGACGATCTCCCAGCGCAACGTCTCGCTGAGCATCCGCTCGCCGTGCTTGGCCGCGGTGTACCCCGCGCCGCCGGGGTAGGCGCCGTGCGCCGCGGTGGACGTCACGACGACGACGTCGCCGGCGCCGCGCTCGCGCAGCAGGGGCAGCACGCCCTGCGTCACGCGCAGGGTGCCGAGCACGTTCAGCTCGTACATGGCGCGCCACTGGGCGACGTCGGCCGACGCGACCGGGTCGAGCCCGAACGCCCCGCCCGCGTTGTTCACCACGGCGTCCACGCCGCCGGTGTCGCGCACGTGCGCGACCAGTGCGGCGACGTCCGCGTCCTGCGTCACGTCCGCGACGAACGTCGTGGCGCCGGTCTCCGCGGCGAGCGCGTCCAGCCGGTCGGCGCGACGGGCGGTGGCGACCACGTCCCAGCCGTCCGCGCGCAGGCGGCGCACGGTGGCGGCGCCGATGCCGGACGAGGCGCCCGTGACCAGGGCGCGGCGGGGACGGTCGACGGGCGTCGTCATGCGGGCTCCTGAGGTGCGGCGGGGCGCGACGGGCGGTGGCGCAGCGCGGGACGGCGCCGCGCCCGAGCATCGCACCTGTCACGGGCGCGCGCGGGACGGACCACGGGGCCGCCGGTTGCGTGCACCCCCCGTGCGGTGCCTAGGGTGGCGCCTCGGAACCCGGCCCCTGATGGCCGGGTGGCACCGCCCCGGGCTGGGACGGTCCTCCGCGACGCGACGTGCGCCGACTCCCACCCCCACCGCGCCCGACGGCGTGCGCGGCGCCTCGCCACCCCGGAGACCCCGATGCCCCCGCGCGCCCGCACCCTGCTCGTCACCGCCCTGCTGCCCGTCGCCGCCCTCACCGCGTGCGCCGACGGGAGCGCCACCTCCCCCGCCACGCCGTCGGGCGGCTCGTCGTCCGCCGCGGCCTCGCCGACGGCCGGCTACCCCGTGACCGTGGACAACTGCGGCACCGAGGTCACGCTCGAGCGGGCGCCCGAGCGCATCGTCACGATCAAGTCCTCGACCACGGAGATGGTCGCCGCCCTGGGCCTGGCCGACCGGCTCGTCGGCACGGCCTTCAGCGACGGCCCCCCGCCCGAGGCGTGGGCGGACGCCCTCGCCGACGTGCCCGTCCTGTCGGACAAGGTGCCCGGCCAGGAGGCGCTGCTCGAGGTCGAGCCGGACTTCGTCTACGCCGGCTGGGAGTCGAACTTCGCGCCCGACGCGGCGGGCGACCGGGCGACGCTGGCGCAGCTCGGCATCGGCACCTACGTGTCGCCGGCCGCGTGCAAGGAGGAGGGCTTCCAGCCCGACCCGCTGACGTTCGAGGCGGTCTTCAAGGAGATCCGCCAGACCGGTGCCCTGCTCGGCGCGCCCGACGCGGCCGAGGACGTGGTCGCCGAGCAGCAGGCGACGCTCGACGCGGTGGAACCGCTCGACGGCCCCACGGCCGTGTGGTGGTCGTCCGGCACGGACACCCCGTATGTCGGCGCGGGCATCGGCGCACCGCAGATGATGCTCGAGGCCGCGGGCATGACCAACGTCTTCGCCGACGTGCACGACACGTGGTCCTCGGTCGGCTGGGAGCAGGTCGTCGCGGCGGACCCTGACGTGCTGGTCCTCGTCGACTCGGCGTGGAACACCGCGGACGCCAAGAAGGCGGCGCTCGCGGCCAACCCCGCGACCGCGCAGCTCACCGCGGTGCGCGAGGGCCGCTACGCCGTCGTCCCGTTCGCCGCCTCCGAGGCGGGCGTGCGCAACGCCGACACGGTGGCGGACCTCGTCGACCAGGTGCGGGCGCTGGGCGTCGGCGCGTGACGCGCCGCTG is a genomic window containing:
- a CDS encoding ABC transporter ATP-binding protein; translation: MSTTAPRPPAAGSPRPDATHDEDGDLALHPRDVRRRSLALLGSLLRPVSRRVWGTALVVVGAQLALVAGPALVALGIDRGLPALRDGDAAPLLTTAAAYAVAALVAGVLTAATVRFAARVSQAVLLDLRRRVFRHTQRLSLEFHERYTSGRVISRQTSDVEALRELLDGGVTTLAASGLAMVFTAASLVLLDWRSGGVLLVAVVPGVLLTRWFQVRSQAQYRRSRTAVARVIVRFVETMTGIRAVQAFRRETQVAEVYDDLTEEYREANAEAIRVNGVFDTGLVLIGNVTVAGVLLVGGLRVLDGDMAVGVLVAAVLYARRFFAPLAQIGMFYNSFQSATAALEKLSALLAEEPTVPDPERPVRLPAATGDVRFDGVEFGYGTGPTVLPHLDLHLPAGQTVALVGETGAGKSTVAKLLARFYDPREGAVRLDGVDLRDLDPVDLRRAVVMVTQEAYLFSGSVGANIALGRPDATPAEIEAAARAVGVHDLIAALPEGYDTGVDTRGVRLSAGQRQLVSFARAFLADPAVLVLDEATSSLDIPGEQLVQEGLRTLLTGRTAVVIAHRLSTVMHADRVLVVDDGRVVEDGSPEQLVAHGGRFASLHAQWQESLRST
- a CDS encoding ABC transporter ATP-binding protein — encoded protein: MPTPSTPAPTSGSVSTTRALARLIRWARPAVPRVVAGGLATLAASLLALAVPQVLRGVVNGPLLTDGNRSAVVNAALLVLALGVLEAFLVWCRRALIATPGTGVERNMRTDLFRHLLDLPVAFHDRWSGGQLLQRSMGDLHTVRRWMVFGLVQLVVSATTVLVGAGLMIATSPLLGLVYLAGALPVVWLGFAFRQDYKVVARRARDQAGDLATSVEESVHGIRVLKAFGRGEDALDDFARLADGLRETELDKARAQSRMSFALAWIPETTLAIALGLGVWLAASDRVSVGALVAFFATAAVMNRPVESLGQLLAMTLDARAGTDRFFEVMDTAPAVRDPQHPVALPPAPAGGSRVELAGVRFAHGAQEAEVLRGVDLVLEPGETMALVGLTGSGKTTLLQLVPRLYDVTGGAVRLDGVDVRDLTRRDLRSAVSVAFEDPILFSASVRDNVLMGVPEEELARMSAAETDALVDEALDVARAAFVRRLPAGLDTVIGEEGLSLSGGQRQRVALARAIAGRPRVLVLDDPLSALDVATEAEVTAGLRRMLTGTTTLVVAHRTSTVALADRVAVLEDGRVTGVGRHGDLLATHPHYRYVLTAEGGPDSRPGSVPDDADEPLRRGEPTEVAR
- a CDS encoding SDR family oxidoreductase — protein: MTTPVDRPRRALVTGASSGIGAATVRRLRADGWDVVATARRADRLDALAAETGATTFVADVTQDADVAALVAHVRDTGGVDAVVNNAGGAFGLDPVASADVAQWRAMYELNVLGTLRVTQGVLPLLRERGAGDVVVVTSTAAHGAYPGGAGYTAAKHGERMLSETLRWEIVGEPIRVIEIAPGAVATEEFSLVRFDGDADRAAQVYAGYEPLVADDVADAIAWALTRPAHVNVDLLVVRPRAQANNTTIARTQG
- a CDS encoding putative F420-0 ABC transporter substrate-binding protein, giving the protein MPPRARTLLVTALLPVAALTACADGSATSPATPSGGSSSAAASPTAGYPVTVDNCGTEVTLERAPERIVTIKSSTTEMVAALGLADRLVGTAFSDGPPPEAWADALADVPVLSDKVPGQEALLEVEPDFVYAGWESNFAPDAAGDRATLAQLGIGTYVSPAACKEEGFQPDPLTFEAVFKEIRQTGALLGAPDAAEDVVAEQQATLDAVEPLDGPTAVWWSSGTDTPYVGAGIGAPQMMLEAAGMTNVFADVHDTWSSVGWEQVVAADPDVLVLVDSAWNTADAKKAALAANPATAQLTAVREGRYAVVPFAASEAGVRNADTVADLVDQVRALGVGA